The proteins below are encoded in one region of Tachypleus tridentatus isolate NWPU-2018 chromosome 4, ASM421037v1, whole genome shotgun sequence:
- the LOC143248077 gene encoding ligand of Numb protein X 2-like: MDRKRLVRLKTWKFDHIWKKPSVANGVGLREVIHAVTTIEDFVDTTIVLKKDNNELGISVTGGNDTYLEAIVVTDVLRYGAAFQDGRLKRGDALLAISRIILLVSKFIPARFNMKKIQHFLCLLRIF, from the exons ATGGACAGAAAAAGACTCGTTAGGTTAAAAACGTGGAAGTTCGATCACATTTGGAAGAAGCCATCAGTGGCAAATGGTGTTGGCTTGAGAGAAGTGATACATG CTGTCACCACTATTGAGGATTTTGTAGATACAACTATTGTCCTCAAGAAAGACAACAATGAACTGGGGATTAGTGTCACAGGGGGAAATGACACCTATTTG GAGGCCATAGTTGTAACAGATGTTCTTCGCTATGGTGCAGCTTTCCAAGATGGCCGTCTAAAGAGGGGAGATGCTTTGTTGGCTATAAGTCGaatcattttattagtttcaaagtttattcCAGCAcgatttaatatgaaaaaaatacaacatttcctTTGTCTCCTACGGATTTTCTAG